The nucleotide window TCCACCTTAATCCACGGGCCCTTTCCTTGTTCCTTCGCACGACCTTTTAATACCGACTCCGACCGCAGACCTTTGCGCTTCAGCCTTTTCCAAACCTTGTCCGACGCATTTGCCGAGCAGACCGAGCCCATCGAGCCGCGCTGCATTCATCACATTGTGGCCCGTCAAAGCGCCGAACTTAAGACACACCTCGATTCCACCCTTtcgatctctctctgggCAGAACCTCGAATCGAGTCATTTCCCCATTTCACGATATTCCGATTACCGCGTCAACAGCGACATGTTATAGTGGAAGAAACCCGCCAGTCGTAAACGCCGCCGAGTCATCCCGACAGCAGCTCCCGATCATGACATCCAAAGACCACGCCGGCGGGGCCGGCGCTCcagccggcgacgatggcttTCCGAAACCTCAGTTCCCTGGGCGCTCCGACCGACCAGGCCCGCCCAGCATCATCTCGTCGCGAATGACCGACATTGCatccgacgacggcggggaagCTGTAGTACAGACCCTTTCCGAAAACCCTCGGAGGAAGTCAGGCCTGGCCTCGGACTCCCTCTCACGCCCAGGAACCGCGAAGACGGGAATGTCTGGACCCTGGGAAGGCCGCAGACGAGGCCCGCCTCCACGGATGAACTACATCACGAGTCTCAGCGAGAAGAGGGGGAGCACTGGCGCTGGCAGCACCGCTGGCTCCATCGCCAGCCGCCCGCCAAGCTCCACAAGCCGCAGCCATGTGCCGTCTCTCACCTCTTCGGCCTTCTTTCGTCCCATGAGTTCCCAGAAGCTGCAGGCTCAACGTGGCGGTTCCCGCCCCGCAACTCGTCAACAGCCCACattcgaggacgtcgagtCCGAACCCGGCCAAagtgccgccgccgccgctgctgttgctAGTGGTGGACCGAATGCTCGGCACAGCGTCATTTCGAACCCGGTTTCGAACCCCGTCGCCCGTCTTCAACGTCAGCTCagtgacgatgacgagatgCGCGCGCCTCCATCCCGTGGAACAGAGTACACCGAGCAAGGAACCTATGATCGGATCACCGCGAACACGAGTCCAACCCACGGTCATCATGCCGCTGGCAGCATGTCTGAGAGCGTCACCCCTTTGCAGCGGAATCAGCGCAACAGCCGGAACCTGAGCGTCACCGTCGACAGAGGCTTCAAGGAACGGGGCAACCAGCCCAGCCCCGTCAAGTCCCCGCGATCTTTCCGCTCGAGCTTCCTTCTGCCGGGACGTAGCGACCAGGGCCAGAACAAGTCGAATCGGAGCCTGCCTGGCGGCGAGAAGCTTTCGTCAACTGCGTCGACTCCCCAACTCAACCCAGTCGACTTGTCTAGGCCTGCCGACAAAACAAACTTGAAGAAGTCCATGTCGAATCTCGGCTACGTCTTCCAGTACTTCGAGGGCAACACCGTGTTCTGCATAGGCGGCCGGTTCCAGAACACCAAGCATAGGCCGGTCAACGTAGCCACCGGCTTGTTCATCGTTATCCCGgccgtcctcttcttcgtcttctctGCACC belongs to Colletotrichum higginsianum IMI 349063 chromosome 5, whole genome shotgun sequence and includes:
- a CDS encoding Palmitoyltransferase, producing MTSKDHAGGAGAPAGDDGFPKPQFPGRSDRPGPPSIISSRMTDIASDDGGEAVVQTLSENPRRKSGLASDSLSRPGTAKTGMSGPWEGRRRGPPPRMNYITSLSEKRGSTGAGSTAGSIASRPPSSTSRSHVPSLTSSAFFRPMSSQKLQAQRGGSRPATRQQPTFEDVESEPGQSAAAAAAVASGGPNARHSVISNPVSNPVARLQRQLSDDDEMRAPPSRGTEYTEQGTYDRITANTSPTHGHHAAGSMSESVTPLQRNQRNSRNLSVTVDRGFKERGNQPSPVKSPRSFRSSFLLPGRSDQGQNKSNRSLPGGEKLSSTASTPQLNPVDLSRPADKTNLKKSMSNLGYVFQYFEGNTVFCIGGRFQNTKHRPVNVATGLFIVIPAVLFFVFSAPWLWHNISPAIPITFAYLFYVCISSFLHASVSDPGILPRNLHVFPPAEPTEDPLRLGPPTNDWTLIKSAESATAAMEVPVKHCRTCNIWRPPRAHHCRLCDNCIETHDHHCVWLNNCVGRRNYRYFFAFVSSATFLSLYLLGASLAQILIHMNRSNISFGKSIDEFRVPFAMVIYGFVSFLYPAALMGYHVFLMARGETTREYINSHKFIKKERFRAFTQGSMLKNWIVVLCRPRPPTYYQFKKKYSVGDQRLGAFRDQPKNDAQGMEMHNVRPSTGFQGPVSLRNEANTSTT